The Glycine soja cultivar W05 chromosome 4, ASM419377v2, whole genome shotgun sequence genomic sequence GGCATGATGAGTGGTGTTATAGTTATGGAAGGGATCTCCAACTCCTCCAAAGTGGTGTTAAGTGTAACACACTAACACACGACAGCACCGTGTTTGGAAGAAGAAGCACGGCAAAACTGAGAGGTTGAATTGAACCGACACGACAGACAAACAGTGCCATGAAGAGGCACTGGCGCAACTGGAGCCACGACGACGAAGGCGAAGGCCTCCCAGATTCGGATTCCGACACGCGCTCCAGCCGGAGATTCTCTCTCACGCGCCTCATGGcaatctttctcttctctctcttcctcttctCCCTCATCTTCCTTCTCCCACATCCTCCCATCCAATCAGCTTCAACAGCAAAGACTCTGCACCAATTCAAGCAAACTCAACAAGGTTCTTTTCTTTAGTTTATTTATGATTTGGTCTTcatgtctttatttttttttagcttaaTAAACACTTTATGAAACTTAGatcttgcattttttttgtggCATTTGTTTGCATTTTGTGTAATATAATGTAGTGTAACGTCTGTGAACATGAGACTGCTATGTTGGATTTGTTGCGGATGAATCACAAGGTGAAGATGGATGTTGATTTAGTGGTGTTATACTTGTCTTGTTGCTGTCCTCTctattgttcattttttttcttagttttgttTCGTCGAATGTATGCATTGCATAAGTCAATGAATGTTGGAGATCCCACATTCACCAAGGATGATATGATCAAAATAGTATACATAAGTGAAAGACAACGAATGATCATTTCATTAGTgttttttggggttgagttacgCCTAAATCCaaaattctaagatggtttcaCAATCTATCCTAGTGGTTGTTGTTGGATTTATTGGGTCAGCTGACCCCTTGCAGAGGTCAGTTGCAACTTATTCCATCCTTAGTGTGAGGGGGGGTTGTTAGAGATCTCATATTCACTAATGATATGAccaaaataacatatataagtAGGAGCAACTCTCACTGATGGAACTCACTTTTGAAATTGAGCTAGATCCAAACTCCAAATTCTAAGAATGAACATGATGAGGGAGAGGACTCAAGCTCatgttttttgttggaaatgaaTAAACTGATTTTCCTTTAGAATTTGGTTTCTAGCCGAGTTCAATAGCATTGTATGATTACCTGACTTAACCTATTGGGATAtgacttttgttgttgttttagtGAACTGATTTCCCATTCTCAGTTGTTTTAGATGTTCAATATTCCTCTTTTGTACATGAATTAATATTGTGGTTTAATAATGGAATTCATCTTCTGTGACTTGCAGGTAACGTTGCTGATTCTGTTGAGTTGCACAAAGATAAACTACTTGGTGGCCTTATAGCAGATGGATTTGATGAACAATCATGTCTCAGCAGGTACCATTCGGTCACATACAGCAAAGGACTATCGGGAAATCCTTCATCATACCTCATTTCTAGATTGAGAAAATATGAAGCTCTCCACAAAGAATGTGGACCTTATACTGAATCCTATAATAAAACGGTGAAAGATCTGAGGTCTGGTCATGTAAGTGAGTCCCCAGCATGTAAATATGTGGTATGGATTTCATATAGTGGGTTAGGGAATAGGATATTGACCTTAGCTTCTGTGTTTCTATACGCTCTCCTCACAGATCGAGTTCTATTGGTTGATCCTGGAGTTGATATGGTGGATCTTTTTTGCGAACCGTTGCCACATGTTTCCTGGTttctccctcctgatttccCTCTCAACAGTCAATTTCCCAGTTTTGATCAGAAATCTGATCAATGTTATGGGAAAATGCTGAAAAATAAATCAGCTACAAACTCCGTTGTTCCCTCTTTTGTCTACCTTCATCTAGCACATGACTATGACGATCAGGACAAGCTTTTCTTCTGTGATGATGACCAAGCTTTTCTTCAGAAAGTGCCATGGTTAGTGGTGAGAACAGATAACTACTTTGCCCCATCTCTATTCTTGATGCCGTCTTTTGAGAAGCAACTGAGTGATCTCTTTCCAAACAAGGAAACAGTTTTCCATTTCTTGGGTAGATATCTGTTCCACCCAACCAACAAAGTATGGGGACTTGTTAGCAGATACTATCAAGCTTATTTAGCTGACGTTGATGAAAGAGTAGGCATCCAAATAAGAGTGTTTGATACTAGAACTGGACCATTTCAACATGTGTTGGATCAGATCTTAGCTTGCACTTTGAAGGAGAATCTTTTGCCTGATGTTAACCAAAAGGGGGATATTGTTAATTCACCAGGAAAGCCGAAATCAAAAGCTGTGCTGATGACATCCTTGAGCTACGGTTATTTTGAAAAGGTGAGAGACATGTTTTGGGAACACCCAACTGTGACAGGAGAAGTTGTTGGCATTTACCAGCCAAGCCATGAAGGGTATCAAcaaacagagaagaagatgcacaACCAAAAAGCTTGGGCAGAAAtttacctcttgagcttgatgGATATGTTGGTCACGAGCTCGTGGTCTACTTTCGGCTACGTGGCGCAGGGGCTTGGAGGGTTGAAACCGTGGATACTGTACAAGCCCGAGAATGGAACAGCTCCTGATCCTCCTTGTCAACGTGCCATGTCGATGGAGCCATGCTTCCATGCTCCTCCCTTCTATGATTGTAAGGCTAAGAGAGGAACTGATACTGGTGCACTTGTTCCACATGTAAGGCACTGTGAGGATATGAGCTGGGGTCTTAAGCTTGTAGACAGTAATAGTTGGCAATAAGTAGCTATATGGTCATGAATGCTATCATGACTGTCAAAACTAGCTTACAAGTTTTGCAAACTTTGTTGTACGAtagaattaattattgattttaaatttacattgtTTCCTATAGAAATCATAAAATAGAAATGTCTCTCTGCTATCACTATTTTACGGCTGAGTGCATAATATATTAGCATCTAAGGGAATGACTACGATGACGGGTAGCCTGTGACTTGTGTATTTAGATGCACTTGCATAGGGTATTGATTAAAATAACAGAAAGAGGTACAAAGCACACAAGCATCAAACTTACCATAATGTTATACTATGATTTCAGCAATGAATATATTTCATGTTCCAACTTAAACAAGTATTCCATTGGGActcataagcaaaaataattaatttcacattaatTAAGAATGTTAGTTGACAccatttaattttactaatcttaaacaaaaaataagatttttttctttctaaaataccATTAATTGAAACTTGCTAATTGCtatcatgaataaaaataaaaaagagttattgaaaatagaattagaattaaatgaaatgtgttttaagaataataacattaaataagataaaattaattaaatttatttaaatttaatttcaatatagAAGATCACTTTTTTCTTATACGAATCTAGAAGgagtatcattttctttttaaaaggtGGATGCagagtaaattaaaattgatttcatCATTCCATCTTATGGGAATCATCACTAACCCTTTTTGCCTTCTCAATAATAACGGTCAAACATGCCTAGCACCTAAAATACACACAAATAATCATACGAATACTTTTGTTAAACACATATTATCTACAAATTTaatgaattgaaataaaaaacatgaattGCAAGTTTAACAATAAGCTATCATATTAAAACTAACTGATAAATTTGACAGTGGATATGTTAACATGTTAACAATTTatcatgaacacaatttttcaaaAGCCCATCCatttatgtaattgttttttaagactataattaattttgctTGATTATTAAATGCATATGTAGAGAGAAAATTGAATTCACTAACTCTATTTAACAACTTTTTTTGTAACAATAAActttttgaattatattaaggataaatagtcattttcgtTTCTGAATGTGCTACAAATTCATTCccgaaagattaaaatttaaaatttaaatccaaaagtgtaaaaagtgtaacaattttatttgatcattAACTTCCATCAAttaccattaataaaatagcctaTCTGGCATAGAGAGATGAATTTGTCACAAAATTGATTGTCATCGTGGGCATGCTGAATAAATTGGACGAAAATGTCAataagttatcattattggacctAAATGTCAGTTATTTTTTGTTGgacaaaaatgttaataattttttttggaccaaaatgtcaataCGTTTTCATTGGACAAAAATGTTAGTAAATTACCATTATTAGaccaaaatatcaataattttctattatatcaaaatgtcagtcattttttattaaacgtAAATGTTAATAATGTTTTGTTAGACCTAAATATCTGTATGTTTCTTATTAGACTAATTTGTTAGATCTCAAATTTCATTTATTGtaagtataaaatataattttagaataaatttcccccaaattttgaattttaatctttcagCGATAAATTTGTCAACAATTTACACATTCGGAAattaaaatgactatttacccttTTTTATTGGTAATTCAAAAGGTGTGACTTATTCAACTTGAATTTATGGAACTTATATGATATACACTAAACAAacttggaaataaataaaaaccttaatTGTGACTATATTTTAAACAGGATTATAAGGTTATTTTTTAAGGAAGAAGATATATCTTTGTTGGGATCCCTCCTTAATTGGAGAGGTTCTAGAAAATTCTAGAACTTTCTGGAAAAGTGTAGAATTTTCTAGAACGTCCTAGAGAACTCTAGAGTAGTGTAGAACTCTCTAGAAGCTTGTGGAAGAATGTGGAAACCTCTAGAATATTCTAGAGATGTGTGGAACCTTCTGGAACCTTATggaaggatatggaaaagagtAGAAGAGTGTAGAGACTCCTAGAATGTGTGGAGCATTCTAGAGAATTAATCTCCACCCTAGGATACAAGTAATCTCCACCATTCATTGTGGAGGTGGAGTAGTATAAATAAGGGTAGGAGCCTTCATTCCTAATAATCCAAGACAAAAAGAGTGAATCCACTTCTTAGAGTGAGAAAAAACCTCtttgagagagaagataaatagcTTGGGAAGTCTCTATCCTCAAGCTTGAGTGAGCCACCATAGAGTGAGTCAATTTTGTAAACACATCCTTGTAACCCTACTATCACTTTGTATAGTGGAAGAATCTCCATATTGGAGAATTATAATCGTGTGCTCCCATTACTACCTTTAATTACTAAGTGCCTATCTTAACTTCACGAAGCGGGAAAGTCTGAGTTTTCCCaacagtggtatcagagccaggtTGTTCAACTTGGTGATCGGCTCATACGAGTAAGATGGCGGTGATGGATCTCAGCCTTGGAGATCCCTTGTATTGAAAGTCTTCCTGGCGATGAGTCCAGGCAGCGTGTCCCGTAGATGGAGCGGCGGTGCAAGTACCGCAGGTAGCTAGAGCATGAAGGCTCTAATGGTTATACTCGTGGATGATGACTTTCGCTCGAAGGGGGAGACTACcatgtggaagagactcacacttgaggggGAGATGTGTTAGAGTACAAGTGTGAGATGAAGTCCCACATTGGGTAAAAGAATCTCCCCGGTATTTCCTCCCATCGAGTTTTTTTTTCCCAACAGTGGTATCAAGAGCCAGGTTCATCCGGAGCCGTCATTAGCTCGTGCAGTTCAAGATGGAGGATAACGTCACTCATGATGGAGACATGTTCAAGCTCACGGCTAACAACTACTCATATTGGAAGCCGATGATGGAGGATCATCTATACTGCAAGGATTTGCATGAGCCCATCATCTACAAAGACAAGGTAGAAGGTAAGAGTGACGCTCAGTGGGAGTTACTAAATCGGAAGGCCGTTGCTATGATCCGTAAGTACATTGACAAAACTCTCTTCGAGCATGTTTCTACTTACACAAATGCTTATGAATTATGGACAAAGCATGAGTCCATGATTCAAAAGAAAACACCTCGTAATAAAGCCAATTTAGTTCGACGGTTGGTGAAGCTGGAGTATAAGGATGGTCATAGTATGATTGAgcacttgaataattttaaagggcTCGTAAATCAATTAACCAAAATTGAGATGAAGATTGATGATGAGTTGCAAGCCCTTCTACTCCTTAGTTCCTTGCCGGAAAGTTGGGACACACTCGTGGTTACACTTAGTAACTCAGCTCCGGAAGGAAAGCTCACCATGGATACAATCAGTGACAGCCTTCTCGGTGAAGAAGCAAGGAGAATGGAACGAGGTGAGTCTAACCATCTCGAGGCTAATGTTATTGAGAATCGGGGTAGGAATGAGACTCGTGGACGTAATAAGAGCCGAGATCCGCATCAATCTCGAGGTAGATCCAAATCACGCTAAAAAATTACATGCTACTACTGTGGAAGGATGGGCCATAGGAAAATAGAATGTTGATCCTTCAAGAGAGATCAAACAACCGATAACGTTAAGCCAGACCAAGTCAGCccaacaaagaagaaagaagagaagaatactACTGCCGTAGTTTCAAAAGAAGATTTGTTATATCTCGTTGGTGAAGGTAACATCCTAAACATTGCTTGTGATGATAGCTCTTGGATTGTTGATTCTGGTGCCTCCTTCCATGTTACTCCACATGGAAGTTTCTTCTCATCCTACCAAAGCGGTGACTTTGGTACGGTGCAAATGGGAAATCAAGATAGGAGCAAGATTGTTGGGATAGGAAACATCACCCTGACAACAAGCACCGGATGCAAGCTTGTCCTAAAAGATGTGAGGCATGTCCCGGCTATGCGCCTCAATCTTATCTCCGCTGGGAAGCTAGACGATGCTGGTCTGATGAACTACTTTGGTGAAGGAAAGTGGAAGCTCACCAAAGGA encodes the following:
- the LOC114409699 gene encoding galactoside 2-alpha-L-fucosyltransferase-like, producing the protein MKRHWRNWSHDDEGEGLPDSDSDTRSSRRFSLTRLMAIFLFSLFLFSLIFLLPHPPIQSASTAKTLHQFKQTQQGNVADSVELHKDKLLGGLIADGFDEQSCLSRYHSVTYSKGLSGNPSSYLISRLRKYEALHKECGPYTESYNKTVKDLRSGHVSESPACKYVVWISYSGLGNRILTLASVFLYALLTDRVLLVDPGVDMVDLFCEPLPHVSWFLPPDFPLNSQFPSFDQKSDQCYGKMLKNKSATNSVVPSFVYLHLAHDYDDQDKLFFCDDDQAFLQKVPWLVVRTDNYFAPSLFLMPSFEKQLSDLFPNKETVFHFLGRYLFHPTNKVWGLVSRYYQAYLADVDERVGIQIRVFDTRTGPFQHVLDQILACTLKENLLPDVNQKGDIVNSPGKPKSKAVLMTSLSYGYFEKVRDMFWEHPTVTGEVVGIYQPSHEGYQQTEKKMHNQKAWAEIYLLSLMDMLVTSSWSTFGYVAQGLGGLKPWILYKPENGTAPDPPCQRAMSMEPCFHAPPFYDCKAKRGTDTGALVPHVRHCEDMSWGLKLVDSNSWQ